Proteins encoded together in one Camelus dromedarius isolate mCamDro1 chromosome 11, mCamDro1.pat, whole genome shotgun sequence window:
- the TMBIM6 gene encoding bax inhibitor 1, producing MNIFDRKINFDALLKFSHITPSTQQHLKKVYASFALCMFVAAAGAYVHVVTRFIQAGLLSALGSLGLMIWLMATPHSHETEQKRLGLLAGFAFLTGVGLGPALDLCIAINPSILPTAFMGTAMIFTCFTLSALYARRRSYLFLGGILMSAMSLMLLSSLANLFFGSVWLFQANLYVGLVVMCGFVLFDTQLIIEKAENGDKDYIWHCVDLFLDFVTLFRKLMMILAMNEKDKKKEKK from the exons ATGAACATATTTGATCGGAAGATCAACTTTGatgcacttttaaaattttcccacaT AACCCCATCGACACAGCAGCACCTGAAGAAGGTCTATGCCAGTTTTGCCCTCTGTATGTTTGTGGCGGCCGCGGGGGCCTATGTCCACGTGGTCACCCGTTTCATTCAG GCTGGCCTGCTCTCTGCCTTGGGCTCCCTGGGGTTGATGATTTGGCTGATGGCGACACCTCATAGCCATGAAACTGAGCAAAAAAGACTGGGACTTCTTGCTGGATTTGCTTTCCTTACAG gaGTTGGCCTGGGCCCTGCTCTGGACTTGTGCATTGCCATCAACCCCAG CATCCTTCCCACTGCCTTCATGGGCACAGCAATGATCTTCACCTGCTTCACCCTGAGTGCACTCTATGCCAGGCGCCGTAGCTACCTCTTTCTGGGAG GTATCTTGATGTCGGCCATGAGCCTGATGCTCCTGTCTTCCCTGGCAAATCTTTTCTTTGGATCCGTTTGGCTTTTCCAG GCAAACCTGTATGTGGGGCTGGTGGTCATGTGTGGCTTTGTCCTTTTTGATACTCAACTTATTATTGAAAAGGCTGAGAATGGAGATAAAGACTATATCTG GCACTGCGTTGATCTCTTCTTAGATTTCGTTACTCTCTTCAGAAAACTCATGATGATCCTGGCTATGAATGAGAAG gacaagaagaaagagaagaagtga